Proteins encoded within one genomic window of Cryptomeria japonica unplaced genomic scaffold, Sugi_1.0 HiC_scaffold_1785, whole genome shotgun sequence:
- the LOC131077534 gene encoding cysteine-rich receptor-like protein kinase 29, with amino-acid sequence MNSLILPTSPWSFSNVIERHEFSLDSGLLLQDQKFVFSLEVLAEATENFQDNKKLGEGGFGEVYKGKTKDGNEIAVKKLSAKSAQGKKEFMNEVKLMANIQHRNLARLLGCCVEGNERLLVYEYFPNKSLDTFLFDSEKCRELDWQKRYNIIIGIARGLLYLHEDSQLRIIHRDIKANNILLDHKLNPKIADFGLARLFPGDETHVHTTIAGTFGYMAPEYAMQGQLSVKVDVYSFGVVLLEIISGRKKNNFYLPYVMQNLVLWAWKLFKAGNALNLVDSKASDVTEEQVLRCIHVGLLCVQANATLRPVMSNVIMMLSGKIDELPNPSKPVFINNSESHASNSKSMSGLGIEDNESATTSQISGSATSSSSGIHSVNETSVTVVEAR; translated from the exons ATGAATTCTCTAATTTTACCAACCTCTCCTTGGTCATTTTCTAATGTTATAGAGAGGCATGAATTTTCACTTGATTCCGGGTTACTTTTGCAAGATCAGAAGTTTGTCTTCAGCTTAGAAGTGTTGGCAGAAGCTACAGAAAATTTCCAGGACAACAAGAAGCTTGGAGAGGGAGGTTTCGGTGAGGTATACAAG GGAAAAACTAAAGATGGAAATGAGATAGCAGTGAAGAAACTTTCTGCCAAATCTGCACAAGGAAAGAAAGAATTTATGAATGAAGTGAAATTGATGGCCAATATTCAGCATCGAAATCTCGCGAGATTGTTAGGATGTTGCGTGGAGGGAAATGAAAGGTTGCTTGTTTATGAATATTTTCCAAACAAGAGCTTGGACACATTTCTCTTTG ATTCAGAGAAGTGTAGAGAGCTAGATTGGCAAAAGCGTTATAACATCATCATTGGAATTGCCCGTGGGCTTCTATACCTTCATGAGGATTCACAGTTGCGAATCATCCATAGAGATATTAAAGCAAACAACATTTTGCTTGACCACAAACTTAATCCAAAGATTGCTGACTTTGGTTTAGCAAGACTTTTCCCCGGGGATGAAACACATGTCCATACAACAATTGCAGGAACATT TGGTTACATGGCTCCAGAGTATGCAATGCAAGGGCAGCTGTCAGTTAAAGTAGATGTTTACAGTTTTGGAGTAGTTCTTCTTGAGATCATCAGTGGGAGGAAAAAGAATAATTTTTATCTTCCATACGTCATGCAGAACCTAGT GTTGTGG GCATGGAAATTATTCAAGGCAGGAAATGCGCTTAATCTGGTAGATTCGAAAGCATCAGATGTCACTGAGGAGCAGGTCTTGAGATGTATTCATGTTGGGCTTTTGTGTGTGCAAGCTAATGCAACGCTTCGTCCAGTTATGTCTAATGTCATTATGATGTTATCTGGCAAGATTGATGAATTGCCAAATCCTTCAAAGCCTGTTTTTATAAATAATAGCGAAAGCCAtgcttcaaattcaaaatcaatgtCAGGCTTAGGTATTGAGGATAATGAAAGCGCAACAACATCGCAGATATCTGGGAGTGCTACATCATCTTCATCAGGGATTCATTCAGTAAATGAAACTTCCGTTACTGTAGTAGAAGCTAGGTGa